The Desulfobacterales bacterium genome contains the following window.
CGTCAAGTCCGGGTTAAAAAGTTGCTGTCGCCCCTGGAACCAAAGGCAATCCTGTGCATCGGGCTGAACTATCGGCAGCATGCGGAAGAAACCGGTTTTAAGATTCCGCAATACCCGGCTTTATTTATGAAAAACCCCGCGACTATAGCCCATCCCGATGACCCTGTTGTGATTCCTGCCTCTTGTATGGATCCCCTTCAAGCCGATTACGAAGTGGAACTAGCGGTGGTGATTGGAAAAACGGCCCATAATGTATCCACCCAGGCTGCGCTGCAATATGTTTGGGGCTATACAGTCGCCAACGATATTTCAGCCAGGCGCTGGCAGGCGCACGCGGGTTCCGGTCAATGGGTCCGGGGAAAAAGTTTCGACACATTCTGCCCGCTGGGTCCGATATTGGTTACCCCTGATGAAATCCCGGACCCCCAGTCTTTGCAGTTGAAATGCATCCTCAACGGCAACACCATGCAGGATGCCAATACATCCGATATGATATTCCCGGTGGCCGAGCTCATCAGTTATCTTTCCACCGATATGACCCTCCTGCCGGGGACCGTTATCTTGACTGGAACCCCCAGCGGGGTCGGCTACACCCGGGATCCTGCGGTATATTTAAAGCCGGGAGACAAGCTGGAGTCTGTGATCGAAGGGATCGGAATACTGCGCAATCCGATCGAGGGCACGGGCACTAAACCCAGCATTTCATAAGTACGCTAATGTTTTTTTAAGGAATTAAAGGAATTATATGTTGTTTAAACTTTTTCTGGCATTTACGCTGATTCCTGTTGCCGAGATCTATCTTCTCATCAAGGTGGGCGCGGTTGCCGGCGCCTTTAATACGGTTTTATTAGTCGTCCTGACCGGATTTACCGGCGCCTATCTCGCCCGGCTCCAGGGAATGCATACCTTGCTTCGGGTCCGTGCCAGTCTGCAGCAGGGCCTGATGCCCACAGATGACCTGATGGATGCGCTCCTGATTTTTATCGCCGGCATTGTGCTGCTGACGCCGGGCTTCATAACCGATGCAGCAGGACTGCTCATTCTTTTTCCCCAAACCCGCCGTATTTTTAAACAATTCGCCAAGCTCCGGCTTGAGCGTTGGATCAAAAATCAGAACCTGAATATAACCTTTTTCTCATAATGGATGCTTTTCCCCTTGCATTCCTGTTTATTGGCACCATGAGTGAACGACCCTCCCCTAAGATGGATGGTATGAAATGATGAATCTAAATCAGATGGATTTTTCAGAACTTGACCGTCCGGAAGTTCTGTCGGCGATTTTTCATCCCAGAGTTGACCGGAGAACTCCCGCGATGAATCAGCAGACGCAAAACCATTTAATACCGGTCGAAGAAGATGTTGTTATCGGCGCAAGTTTTCACATGGAAACCACCACCGCCCCCAATATATTGTTTTTTCATGGAAACGGTGAAATCGTTGCCGATTATGATGATATGGGTTCCATATACAACCGCATTATTCCATTTTCGGATGCACAAGCGCTATATGCGGCCTGCCCATCGGGATCAAAAACGATTCTTAAAATCCCGGAAGCCAATCACAATGATATCTTTATGCGGGGTACATCGGCATATCTCTCGGAAATCAAACGGTTGCTTGAACGGCTTTAATTTTTCCCTATCAGTCTGATTTATGATCAATTGACAAATTCAATCTGCGTAGCTATTTTTTACCATAATAACATGGTGTTAGGCCAAATCAAACCGGTTTTAAATAGCGGATACGATTGACAATACGCGTTTATGGAAACCGGCGGGCTACGGGGATTGGACTTGCAGTTAATCTGTTTTTGGCTATAATAGATCCGAAGCATGAACAATATATGATTTTATCTTTGCAGGAGGAGTCATGTTAAAGTCTTTTAAAAAAATTACGACGCTGATACTTCCTATTCTGGGCATATTGCTAATTGTTCCCGGCGCAACCGTTTTGGCCCAGGAAAAAACCGGCATGGGCGGCTGGGAGCTTGGCAGCCCTTACAATAAGTTTTATAAAGCAACCGAACTGGATTCCTTTAAGGGGAGAGTT
Protein-coding sequences here:
- a CDS encoding fumarylacetoacetate hydrolase family protein; this translates as MRIVRFLDEKDGICFGQNYREGIADLLEGPLFGSLKNTRRQVRVKKLLSPLEPKAILCIGLNYRQHAEETGFKIPQYPALFMKNPATIAHPDDPVVIPASCMDPLQADYEVELAVVIGKTAHNVSTQAALQYVWGYTVANDISARRWQAHAGSGQWVRGKSFDTFCPLGPILVTPDEIPDPQSLQLKCILNGNTMQDANTSDMIFPVAELISYLSTDMTLLPGTVILTGTPSGVGYTRDPAVYLKPGDKLESVIEGIGILRNPIEGTGTKPSIS
- a CDS encoding FxsA family protein, which codes for MLFKLFLAFTLIPVAEIYLLIKVGAVAGAFNTVLLVVLTGFTGAYLARLQGMHTLLRVRASLQQGLMPTDDLMDALLIFIAGIVLLTPGFITDAAGLLILFPQTRRIFKQFAKLRLERWIKNQNLNITFFS